The Scyliorhinus canicula chromosome 13, sScyCan1.1, whole genome shotgun sequence genome contains a region encoding:
- the LOC119976770 gene encoding membrane-spanning 4-domains subfamily A member 12-like isoform X3, whose translation MEITDCSVLRDQNSLNCDPNLVVQIMLGIIQLTFGFVLYYNDSYSGSVGASWPGVSYIVSGVLSVLVKKGSKKALLVGNLVMNILSTVAAGVGIVIYSILLWTGPVCFARFCAPWHFLDPFRVLVACLLVSMLLEYVISFATFTFSCAGIRCCEMDYEVITTVIQLATAQNAPAQELQDENYETLLAGCSTYEALNFKGQSNFRPGESDYINPI comes from the exons GTTGTGCAGATTATGTTGGGAATTATCCAGCTGACATTTGGCTTCGTCCTCTACTACAATGATTCATATTCAGGATCCGTTGGAGCATCTTGGCCAGGAGTTTCG TACATCGTTTCTGGAGTTCTGTCTGTTTTGGTGAAGAAAGGATCAAAGAAAGCCCTG CTGGTAGGAAATTTAGTGATGAACATCCTGAGTACCGTTGCTGCAGGTGTTGGCATTGTGATTTACAGCATCCTCCTGTGGACGGGCCCAGTGTGCTTTGCCCGTTTTTGTGCACCATGGCACTTTCTT GATCCATTCCGTGTTTTAGTTGCCTGTCTACTGGTCTCCATGCTCCTTGAATATGTCATTTCATTTGCCACATTCACGTTCAGTTGCGCTGGGATACGATGCTGTGAAATGGACTATGAAGTG ATTACAACTGTGATCCAATTAGCCACCGCTCAGAACGCTCCAGCACAGGAACTTCAGGATGAGAACTATGAAACCCTCCTGGCTGGATGTTCCACTTATGAAGCCCTGAACTTTAAGGGACAATCTAATTTCAGGCCTGGGGAGTCAGATTATATAAATCCGATCTGA